Within the Musa acuminata AAA Group cultivar baxijiao chromosome BXJ2-9, Cavendish_Baxijiao_AAA, whole genome shotgun sequence genome, the region GATTGTGTAGTGACTTATCAATCGGTGCTGGAAGCTTAAATCATTAAAGAGTCAACGATATTAAGAAGCCAATCCAATAAGATATTAGGCAATTATATATTGCTTCACAAAGAATCATATATGATAGTTTTAGGTTCGATGGCAAATAAACTAGAAAGTAGACAAGTAAGGTTTGATGGTAGAACTATTTCATCGTTGTTACTAAAAAGGTGGATTTTTTTTCAGGGCAATGCAAAAGACATATTTGGCCTCAAGTTGAAGTAGGATAACAACTGTATGTTTTTAAGTGAAAAGAAtaagataatataataatatctaAGCTCTAAAGGGTGCAAGGCTTCTTCTACTAAGTGATCCATGGATGATTTTTTAGCTTTCCTCAACGACGAATACACAAGTGATTgtttatctaatattttttaGCAACATCGAGTCTAAATATTTAAGAGTTTGAAGTCAGTCAGTCTCGTCTGACATTTATCTTTGTGAAGGTGATAGATAGTTGCTAAAGATCTTGTTAGATTATGGTCCTAGGATTGAATCTAATCTTTACATTTATCTTtgtcaaacaaaaagaaaaaatgtaCAAGAGAATTCAATCGCTGGTTACGAATCCAATTCATCACGTCAGTCGTACGGAATCATAAATTCATCATCTATAGCAGCAAGTTAATTACTAGGAAGATGATTGAAAATGATAGCACCGTTGCTTATATGATAATGCTCGGTAAGGGACGACAGATTGGCGTAGCTTTGAACGATGAACGAATAATAGCATTTTATGGATTGCATTATAATTACAAGTCATATTTTGAGCGAGagtaaagagaaaaaaagggaaaggAAATACATCAGTTTCAAATTAGAGTCAAAAGTGATTTAATGGTGAGATATAATAACATGAAGCGCTAATCCTACTCGAATCCAACAGGTGAAATTGGTTTAAATTAAATTGCCGATCTATCTTTTCAACAGCACCAGTCATGGGCTTCAAATCATTCTCAACTATTTGTTTCAATGATATATACTATTATATCCCGATCATGCTTCATAACATTGTTTACTTGGTACACTAGGAGTTTTGCTGTCTCCTGCTTTGGATTCCTGTTGGATGTGGAAAGGGCCGTGCACATGGGGACAGCTGATGCCCCTCCCGCAAGTGCGGTTCGCATCCCCAGGTGCTTCCGATGACTACGATATGTTCGATGGATCATCGGACGGCTGTCAAGAGTCCTTCGACGCGAAGAAACTCCTACGATGGGAAGAACAAGGATACGGTACTCCttcgatggggggggggggggggggacggtgGCTTGACCGAACGTGCACGTGAGGGATTTGGCCGTACGTGCACCTCGCTGTCCTCCCGCCGGTTCCCTCGGCAAGCCACGTCCGCGCCACATGCCTGCACGAGCCAGCACATAATCACACTCGTGGGAGTCTAGAAATCAGCAACGCCCGCCGTGGACATAAGCGACGGGATTCGTAGGTAGGGGCTGCCGAGGCACGTGTGATTCACGTGATTGGGAGGCAGCCCTCTCGCTTGCTTTCACTTTTATTTCTTGGCCCAATGTGATATGATACGAGGGAGGGGGGGCATTAGTAAGTGGTGGTTGGGATGGGAGAGACACGTGGGACAGCTAGCAGGCAGCCGTGGACTGGCACACTCGATCATCGATACCCGACATCATGCCGGGTTTAAATCCACAAGTTTCGGGgaggaaggggaagaaagaatagAGCAAATGGACTGGGTCCCACTATTCCTCCTCTGCGCGCCCACCCACCACTTAGGTGCTGATGGCTACTCGGACTGTCATTTGTACCCCACTCAGATGCTTACTTCTCGTGGAGGCAAAATTGTCATCACCACCGCATGCTTCGTGATTCTTGGCACGCAATTAAATAGAGTATGCAGATTCTCCGTTCAACTTCATATTTTATCttcttaacctttttttttttctttctttctcgaaTGAAAAAGAAATTTGCAGGGCAATGGATACGTGCGTGCtatgggaggagagagagagagagagagagagagagagagagagggcgtgaTAGATTATTAATGCGGGAAAAGGatcagagaggagagagagagagagagagagagagagagcgagaggctTAGAATCGGAGGGGCTGTGGCTGCAAATGATTGCGCGGTGTGAGTGTCGGGGCATGGGGAGACCCGATGGCACGCGTGGGCGCGAACAGGCCGGCGGTGTCTTCGGCATGTTCGCACGTGCCCAGGCAAGGACATGCTCGCCCGCGTGATGGGGAGCTTCCCTCCCCTTTCCTCCCACGTGAAATCAAACCCCACCCGCACGCCTCGGCTCAAATGGACCGCCGACGCAGCTCAACGTGCCGCAGTTTACGCTGTCCTGTCCGTCCGACCATAGTATGGATCAGACGATCGTCTCCTCGTCTGTcacattgtggaataacaaagatATTCAAACCCTCGGCTCAGAAACAGACACAATCATCAAACTAGCTGGagtaaattgtttttttttttctttttcacttagCTGACTCATATTAATCGTAAGAACGATCAATATGATATCGCTTGATCTAAATAATTTACTGTGTGATGGAAGCTAATGATGATGTGATGATGTGGGAGCGCACCAGTCGTGATTGGGGCGTTGCCGTGAAGTGAAGGGACATAATGATGAGGGGAGAGGAGAGTCGTGCTCAGATGGCCACCGAGTGGTGGGGGCTCGGTGTTCGTGAGGATCGCATCTCGTATCAACACCAGCAGCTGTAATAATTGCACGGCTCCAAGGCACCGATAGACATATACTGGTACCGTGGATGCTGATCATGATGCCCTTCCCTGGCCCTCCTCCGTCCTGACAAAAATCACCAATCGTATGGCAGAGATGGCAGATGTGGACTCCCCTTGTCTATCTTAGTATCCACTGTCTGctatacatatttgatgatttataCATACATAGCCAATTTTATTCCTCTAAGAAGGTTTCCATCCTACGTGAAACTTATGACATCCATAGGATTAACATAAGTCGCTCAACCTCGTACGCATTTCGAACATGTTTTTGACTCTGTCATGATGATATCATTTGCATGTTCGTAGAATTCGATTCTCTGACCCTACCGTAGAGGCTTAAAACATGGGATGCCGTAGAGCCCACATTTTTCTGCACCGCCAGGGCCAACATGTTACTGCTGTAAAGAtgagaaaggaagaaagaaagatgcTGAAAATAACCGTTAAGTCAATGGTCAAAGTACCAGATGCCACCGGTCCAAGGTTGGCCGGACCGAGCCACGGGTTTCTCGCGGAGAGGAGCAAGCAAACCATGATCGAGGTGAGCTTAACCAAGGTTAACATCAAAGAaagccaaggaggaggaggaggaggatgaggaggagggagATAAAAAGTGCCTCTCACAAACACAGGTACTGATCGAAACCAACTATTTAATACCCTCCTACCAGTGAGCTGTTGATAGCATTTCCGACATCCATTACTTCCATTCTTCTCCTGTCCATCTTTCTTCCAACTGCTCTGCTTTAGTTACTACCTTCTTTCGACCCCAAGGAAAGGAGAGAAAAAGTGACGGGGCGTATTAAAGCCATAGCCATAGCAAGCAAGAAACAAGAAAGAGAAGTGGTCAAATATGACGATGGGAAAGGATGATGATTTAGGGCTGAGCCTCAGCctgagctcctcctcctcctcccccaccaATAATCACTTGCCTCTGCAGCTCAACCTCATGATTCCTTCCTCGTCTTCTGCTTCCTCCCCGTCACCACCTCTTCCTTGCCATCAGAAGACCCAGTGGCGTGATCTCCTTGTCTACTCAGGTAAATATAGCTATTCTTTTTTGTTCTCCCTGTTTGTTTTTCTATTTAGCTTAGGAAAATGATTGCACTAGTATGAGTTTCTTATCCAATATGTTGGGTACGTTTCGTGGTGGCAGAGATCAGACGGGTGTTGGACGTGTGTGGGGCAGCAGCGGACCCACGGCCGCGGCCCCTTCACCGAGGAATCGACGTGAATCAGGAACCGCCGGGTGCCGCAGAGAGGGACAGCGAGGAGGACGCTGGGGCGTCGTCACCCAACAGCACGCTCTCTAGCGCGAGCGGCAAGCGGGCGGAGCGGGGCCACCACCTGGGCGTCGACGAGCACGACACCGACCGGGACTGCTCGCGCGGGATCAGCGACGAGGAGGACGGCGAGGGCTCCCGCAAGAAGCTCCGTCTCTCCAAGGACCAGGCCGCCATTCTCGAAGAGAGCTTCAAAGAACACAACACCCTGAACCCCGTAAGCAGCTTCTATCCTCTTCCTCCCCCCATCCTCTTCGAGTTGTACGACATCAGGGTGTTCGTATAGGTGTGAAAATTGTTCCTATAAACTCTCGATGCTTATCTTGTGCGACAGAAGCAAAAGCTGGCGTTGGCCAAGCGGCTCAACCTGAGGCCAAGACAAGTGGAAGTGTGGTTCCAAAACCGCAGAGCAAGGTAGTCGACCGGACAAAGTTCTTCTGCGTGTTTTATTCTGGTTCTTGCCACTGATTGGCTCACGCGATGCTTAATGTGGATGTTAATTTCAGGACAAAGTTGAAGCAGACAGAGGTGGACTGCGAATTCCTCAGAAGGTGCTGCGAGACCCTCACTGAAGAGAACAGGAGGCTGCAGAAGGAAGTGCAAGAGCTGAGAGCTCTGAAGGTGTCGCCTCAGCTCTACATGCACATGACTCCGCCCACCACCCTCACCATGTGCCCTTCCTGCGAGCGCGTTTCCaacgccgccaccaccaccaccgcctccaCCCCCACGCCCGAGACCAACATGGCACATCCGATGTCGCAGCACCATCAGTTCATCCATCATCGGCCGTTCCCAGCTCCGTGGGCGCCGATCCCACTCCGGCCCTGTCTCAAGACTCCTCCGCAGCGTTCTTAACTGAGTACACATGGATTAGAGCTTAAGTTAATCAGTAAGGGAAGAATAGTTGTCGTCAGCGGATGATGGATGACGCAGTTGTGGGATGGTGGAAGGGAGAATCCTATTAGCTATTTATTTTTTTACAGCTATTAATCCTCAACTTTCCTCCGCTCCACTCAAAAACTGGTTCTGTGATAGATTGGTTCGAGCAACTTcatctttattttatttaattattctgGTAAGTCCCAAGTGTTCCACGTAAATATGTTTAGTGGATGTTCCTTCTTTTCTCCGTTCTATTTAACTGCAGTTCTTCTTCCTGGAGGCCACGAGTTGATGCTGCTGGCTCCGTGGCCATTACAACAATATTAATATACGGACAGCACTTGCATGTCTCAGCCGGCTTTTCAGGCATCTTAGTTAACTATGCTAAGTAAAGGTACGCATTAGGTCTTCATCACCATTACCCGCAATGGCGGACCGGACCGCCCAGCGTAACTTGGGGAGCCAAAGCAGGGAGTTGCCCCCGAATGATGATGGATATAAATGTTGCTGTGACATGCTGTTCTCGTGTGCTGTCCCTGCTTTCGCAAATCTTTAATGTATACATGAAGAAGACACAGGCGGGCGCGATTCCTGCAAGTACTACCACTGGCCTTCCTCCTCCGTTTAATTCCATCTGGTTGATATCTGACGATGCGATTCCTCTCTCACAAGTCAAAAAGTTCAACCcattaggatatatatatatatatatactcatgaGAAATGTTCCTCTTCTCGGATGTCATATCCTGATTTGAGTGTTGGAGAAAGATATAAGCAGATACGTTACCAGCCTTGTCTTCCTTTCCTATTTGTAGGTTGCATATTTTCACTGAAACAGATCGAAGCGAAGGTCATTTCTGGATCCAATTTGCTAGCATTATCAGGTACGCATCATCCTAGCTATATATCACCTTGGCAACAAAGCGTGTTGGCTGCTCCTGTCACCATTTTTTCCCGGTGCTTATTAGTATGCATGTCATGGGATATTAAGCGAAATAACCtttatatataaacaaatactagtaggtcatgatatgcagcagaattaaatgaaattataatcaaatagaacatcaagatatacgtggaaaacccctccaatgtgaagggtaacaaTCACGAGGCAAACTATagataatctactatgagaataatgaatatacaaatctcaatctcttgccctaaaccttagcaacaatcacaagagaataactgggatacaaggatcacgtcactgttcacgatatctaaaacctccccaagtaatcacaacaagagtctactgtagatttgatctaacatgagatgagaacactgctagatgattgagaatagtctatttgcgttgtccttgttttctttcctttctttctcttgtttttctgcctttttcttctcctctttgctgttgtgaagatcaccacgttgctgcccttttctgcccaaaaacTCAGCCACCTTCGtcttaaaacgcagccaccataccccccttatattgatctagagtTAGATTAAGAGGAGGTGTGGGCTATAGGCTGATAGAGCCCACATTTGGCTGAatatgggttgtcagcccaacaacctcccccttcagcccataagggaggctatctcatgactcctcaatgtgaagtcatgccgaccagttgtcagcatatctcttgtctttcttttggtaaagtctttgtcaacatgtttgctccgttgctatctgtgtgaattttctgaagctgcaactgcttctcttcaaatacatttcgaatccagtggtatctgacatctatatgctttgacttagaatgaaacattgggttcttacataaatggatgacactctgactatcacaatgcaccatataatttttctatttcagtctcaattcttgtaagaattctttcatccataacatttctttttaTACCTTTGTAGCAACaatatattctacttctgtggtggagagagcaatacacctttgtaacctagattgccatgacacaactccccctgcaaaagtaagtacataacctaaagtagacttcatcgtatctatatctcttgttatatctgcatctgtgtaacctatcaacacatgttgtctacctccaaagcttaaataaaccttagagctccctttgagatatctaaaaatccacttcactattgcccagtgctctttacctggatttgcaagaaatctgctagtaacaccaactgcatatgcgatgtctggtctcgtacataccattgcatacattaaacttccaattgcTGAAGcacaaggaaccttttgcattttctccttctcctcatcacttgacggactctattctgagcacaacttgaagtgacccgcAAGAGGAAAACCAACTGGTTTtgtattgctcatactgaatcttttcaataccttctcgatgtatttctcttgtgacaacaaaatcttcttatttttcctatcacggaaaatctgcatacctagtatttgctttgctggccccatgtccttcattgcaaaagactcattcAGTTCCTTCTttaatctgtcaattttagacatatctttcccaagaataagtatgtcatcaacataaagtaagagaataataaaatcttcaccaaaccatttgatatacacacaatgatctgaagccgttcttttgtatccattttctatcataaatgaatcaagctTTTTATACcatagtcttggagcttgctttagctcatacaagctcttcttcaatttgcagacaaagttatctttattttgactttgaagccttctggttgctccatataaatttccttctccaaatccccatgaaggaaagttgtcttcaca harbors:
- the LOC135623350 gene encoding homeobox-leucine zipper protein HAT4-like, with the protein product MTMGKDDDLGLSLSLSSSSSSPTNNHLPLQLNLMIPSSSSASSPSPPLPCHQKTQWRDLLVYSEIRRVLDVCGAAADPRPRPLHRGIDVNQEPPGAAERDSEEDAGASSPNSTLSSASGKRAERGHHLGVDEHDTDRDCSRGISDEEDGEGSRKKLRLSKDQAAILEESFKEHNTLNPKQKLALAKRLNLRPRQVEVWFQNRRARTKLKQTEVDCEFLRRCCETLTEENRRLQKEVQELRALKVSPQLYMHMTPPTTLTMCPSCERVSNAATTTTASTPTPETNMAHPMSQHHQFIHHRPFPAPWAPIPLRPCLKTPPQRS